The Manduca sexta isolate Smith_Timp_Sample1 chromosome 15, JHU_Msex_v1.0, whole genome shotgun sequence genome includes the window TTTACTTCAGtggaaatattcttttattttgtatctaaaataaaacgTTTGGTTACATTAGTGAAGAAGGCGACTCGAAATTTAGAATTTGCTTATCTAATTTTGTTGCTGGCTATACCAGGTCAGAGTAGACCCATGCAAAGAGAGAAACTTTAAGTCGTCAACACCTACTGCTTCAAAGGACATGCTAATTAGTACTTTAGTGTCGTTCATGTTCTAACCGCAAGTGATTAAACACCCATATCGGTTTAAAGTTatcatttacttatattattatataaaggtcGTGTATTAGTTGTGGTTTTGCGACACTTATTCAATGAACGAGGTCTCATCCCACGCCAGGCACGAGGAGTACGATGTTTCGCAAGTCTCCAAAAAATACAGCAGGTCAAACTGATGTATCAATATTGCCATCTTCTATAGCTCACAGAGTGGTTAAAGAATACTTTCAAACCGTCGTAACTGAATATTTATTGAGCAGGTGCTTGGTAAGCATTAGGCTCTCATACATACTCTCAATACCGTCATAAACATAGGATTCAAACAGAACATAAGATTGGGTTTGTCACGGACAGGTCAACGGATACAAACTTACTTTGTTTCGTTCCTTGCTAAAGGAATTGATCGTGGATATTCATTAGATGCCTATACAGACTCCACGAAGACCTTTGGTAGtgtaaaacctaaatatcatttatataaacaCTCAATACATGGGTTGGAAAGAATAATCCTTATCTAGGGCAAGTTCTATTTGGCGAATAGAAGGTTAAAGGAGGTTATTAGTGACCACTCTTCTAAGTCATTCATGGCCCTTACTGATATTCCTCAGGTTCACATTTGGGCCCTTTGTTTctaaattaatatgttaatcaatgccataattatttttctaaattcaaattttgctGACTACTATGTTTAAAGATTGGCAGTTCAACGATAATTTCTTGACAGTTATTCAATGAATCAAACTAATTACTAAATTTCCAAGTCTATAATTAGTTAGATATGGGAGGTGATAAATCTGCACGTGggaaatatataacaatttattaaatagactATCGTGCCACgctaatttaagttttaaaacctGATAAGAGATGTTACGCCGCCTGGCATCTGGACAATGGGAGATTTTTAATATGTGTCCAATGCAGTACCCTCTCACTAGTGAAGTGACGTCTGAGTAGAGTTTAATAACATCATATTATATAACGAAATCTgcgtgtattaaaaataaaacggtaTCATGTAATGTTGGGGAAATGTCACGCACGATACCTATCCGGATAGCGACGGGTCAACAGTACGGACAGAATAACAGCGTCCGTTTGAGTTTTCAAATAATCACCAATGGCGGAGGGTCCATTTAACTTGATTCCTACTGGCGTccgttttgtaatttatgtcaaatctaattatcattagaacgatttgtagctcgcatttatgtatattagtacctatttgtTGTGTCAAACCATGATTGAAGCACTGAAAATTTGGATATATACTTGCCTAAactattatagttataaataattatagtcaaaTATTGTAGACATCTAAAGCGTATCACAAAACGTGTGTCTCATATTAAATCAGGATCAAAGATTCTAATCCTTGTTTTTGATTTGTGATTGTAACGGTGATTTGTGTTGTGTAACGCGGAGATGCAAAAATAAAGCTCGTTCCACGTAATTAATTGGGTTTTAAATGTCTCTTCTACTACCTATCTGTGGGTGGCCCTAACCGCcgcaatatttatgaaatataaatgaatctaAAAGATATTTGTTACGTTgattttggaattatttattgtagtataatatttaatgtcgcTTCATCTGGATACAGGCTTATTCCTTTCGTTTccaactatataatatttagtttaattaagtttaaaaacttatttgtgTAAGTTCTGCAACTAAAACGAATCTCACTTCATTCTAGGTCAACAACTTTAACCATAAGCTGTATATTCAATACATGTGTACCATAACAACATAACTACTCCGGAAACTAAACAATTTTGGATATTCCCACCAATATAGTGACCACAAACACACGTGGGGCGTACAAAGCGGGGCGACAAGGACACTGCAAGTTGTAGGTTCCGGGCTTGATGGCATACAAATGAGTTCGGTGGTGTTCGGACAGCGCACGTACGCCATACCGTCTGCCGTCATTTTGATACTTAAATCAACCACTAGGTAATACTCACGCGGTATTCTTTAGTCGCGTAAAATCCTCACCTCTACAAAAGTCCCTGACTACTAACTACTACCTTACTACAACGccagcgccatttatttaaataatcacatttaaaaaacattttttttcgtgGTAGAAAAATACCTGAGTAAAATGTAGCATATGCTTTAATCTAACACATGTTCTACTTACGAGAAACCTACGCACTATGAGGGAAGCATTAAACCCTAGAGTGTATTTCCTAAGCGGTTTGTATTGAAGCTGTTAATGTTTGTAAATCACATGTAAAAAGCCTCTGTAAAAGGTTTGCGGTAAATTAAGAAATCTTATGCGAATTTGTTTCAGGAGGTACTCTGCATACACTGCTTTTATGGGAAATTTACGTAGGCTTAGTTTTTCTGTATGTGgaaattcaaaacaaacaattacGACTGCGTTAGGCAAGAGTGTGGTTAAACTCGGTCCAGGGCATAGCCGacatttagtatttttgaagtAGAACTTGTGTCACCAACATATCCTTCTAGTCTCCTTTAAGGTATAAATGGTAACTGCACGtaccgcgaaaacaaaaaacaagaaaGTAGTAAATGGTATTTTAAGTGatgattttttatcttttttactaGTTCACCAAATTGATTCACGTACAattgtataaagtatttaaGGCTGTGAAACAAGCTACTGAAACTATAAattgaatgttataaaatacctataaaaggCGGTTCAAATATTCATttgttggaaaatatttttagatgtgATACTATTTGGAAAAACagttatgttatgtataaaaataaaaattagcgCTTATTCATAGCACAGTCATCAAGTGTGAGATTGCTCGATATGATTTGGAGATTCTTTTCGTTATACGATGTGTCACCTGTGCGATGCGCGTCACGGAGGTCAACACTAATAATTAATTGTGATCACGCAACTTCATTGTTAGGCAATTATTGTACCATCCACTCGCCTTGTGAAGACATCTCGTGACGTCACTTGAGTTttcttataatatcagccttgtattatatacctagtcttgccataaatattgtaataaagaaaaaagaaaattgttaactgcaaataacatttattacttttacagtgtgtcagtttaatacataaatataaaacaattaaaaatataaaaagcttattcgaagtggtctccattggctgcaatacagtcctttaaacgatgaggccagttatcaatagaagcacgcactctttccatgggaaaattcttcactgccaatcgtatagattgttttagggactccaaattatcatggcgtttagagcaagctgtactttctaaaactgaccacaaatcataatccagcggattaagatcgggactagacgacggccagtcttcagctctgatgaagtccgaaacgttcgattccaaccaagactgcgtggaccgagctttatgacccggcgNNNNNNNNNNNNNNNNNNNNNNNNNNNNNNNNNNNNNNNNNNNNNNNNNNNNNNNNNNNNNNNNNNNNNNNNNNNNNNNNNNNNNNNNNNNNNNNNNNNNNNNNNNNNNNNNNNNNNNNNNNNNNNNNNNNNNNNNNNNNNNNNNNNNNNNNNNNNNNNNNNNNNNNNNNNNNNNNNNNNNNNNNNNNNNNNNNNNNNNNNNNNNNNNNNNNNNNNNNNNNNNNNNNNNNNNNNNNNNNNNNNNNNNNNNNNNNNNNNNNNNNNNNNNNNNNNNNNNNNNNNNNNNNNNNNNNNNNNNNNNNNNNNNNNNNNNNNNNNNNNNNNNNNNNNNNNNNNNNNNNNNNNNNNNNNNNNNNNNNNNNNNNNNNNNNNNNNNNNNNNNNNNNNNNNNNNNNNNNNNNNNNNNNNNNNNNNNNNNNNNNNNNNNNNNNNNNNNNNNNNNNNNNNNNNNNNNNNNNNNNNNNNNNNNNNNNNNNNNNNNNNNNNNNNNNNNNNNNNNNTGGGTAAAATTGGCATTTACACACTTTTCACCTTCATCTTTGTGGTGAAATCAGAAATAATAACTGTGGTCATTCATTTGTAGGTACTCCATAATAACTGATGAACGTAAGATAATtcgaagtaaaataaattctttaattaaatatagctgTGGATGTTAGTAAAGTACAGCTGTTCAAAAGGGTATTGATCTGTAATGTGGTGTAGTATACTGACTCTGGATGGTAGCAGAGCGCGAAGGGTTTCTTGTGCAGGTCGTGCTTGGCgggcgcggcgtgcggcgcgtggGTGCGTGGGGTGCGTGCGGCGCGTGGgtgcgtgcggcgcgtgcgcgggcgggTCGGGCAGCGCGAACAGCAGCGCGCGCTCGGCGGGCACGtagccgcccgcgccgcccgccgcccacgccgccgaGCTGAACCCGCCCACCACCGACCCGCGCGACAGCTGCAACAATACGACTGCCCTGCTGAGTAGTCAGGGGTGGCGGCCTTAAACGAATCAAGACTTAAGGTGGGAGTAAAACAATTTGATATAAGCTTTGTGGGTTCacattatctataaaaattctACTTTCACTTATTTAAGCGCGTAATGCATTGAATAGCCTGAGGTCCCGGTCAGTTGTCTCCTTCACCTCCCATTAAGGTTGGCACTAGTGTCAAATTTGATCGCAcatagtgatattgaattttatgcTTAGTATTAGGTCGCAGTCTATTATGGTAGGGCTCGATGTGAAATTGTAGTTAAAAAATACCTGTACAAGCACGAGCACAGGCGCACACCGTCGCAGTGCGAGTGGAACGCTTGGGCCGAGTAGCCGTGTGTCGACGCACGGAATATCAGACGCCATGTTTGTTTCGGGCTCCCACACCTGGTAAACAATGCGTTTAGTATTAATGAATgtacaaaagcggcgatagcctagttgggtgtggaacggactgagacgaatgtccgcgggttcaaatcccagggcacacacctctgacttttctaaaaatcatgtatgtattctttgtgaatttatcgttcgctttaacggtgaaaggaaacatcgtgaggaaacctgcacatctgagaagttctctatggaatttcgaaggtgtgtgaagtctaccccgcactaggccagcgtggtggactaaggcctaatccctcttagtagtagaggaggcccgtgctcagcagtgggcaagtgtgtaatacagggctgatattattattgttattattgtattaatgaaGATACATTAACAGCTATTATGTGAAATATAGGCAATGGTTCTTCTACATCAGTGCAGAAAATTATTGCTCTTCACGACTGAGGATAATACAACTGCAATGCCGCAGTAAATGTTGAGCTAAAGAATAAgtttgtgtatttgttttttgtatgtgtattttactgtttttatcGTAGCTACTCTGTTACATCCTTAATGCCCTgaattatacttttatgtaaatagttatGACATTATGTTTCGTGCTATATCAGATAAAATACCCTGTCCTCACCCCAATTCGGGCAGgttcttcttttaattttattaaatacaaatgtcaTATTTACCAGTTGTTGATGACAGCTTGAAAGCACTCTTCTCTTGCTGAAGAATTACAGACCCGATAAACATATTGACAGCCAATCTGCAACACAATAGCAGgtgagtataataattatttgactaaaaaatatataaatgaaaataaaacttaatgacCATAAAACATCGACATCTGTTTGGGttgatactttattattatggGTCCTCTTAATTTTAAAGGCTGTTGAGCGGTGTTACTTCACGGACGGTGATTTCTTTCTTATGATATGTGTTAAAGACTGTCGTTAACTATTATGTGAGCGAGCAAGTCAAGGTGTTGTTTTGATCTTGAAGATCGTTGGAAGCATTGAAATATCCAACCATTTTAAGATCTTAGAGTGGTGACTCGTGATAGgcagttttattattgtttatggacTTGTCTAATAACTCAATTTTATAACCGGTGagttaattttcataataaaaagggCGTGTGTACACTGTACCGAGGTTGCGTGCGCTTGTCGGGCGGCGGTGCGGCGTGCAGGGCGGCGCGGCGGTACCGCTCAGCGACAACTCATGGGCACCGCGCCCGTCGGCTCCACCTCCTCCGCGAACACAGCGCTGTCTGCACATAAACACAAAATACGTGACACTTTACTTCGATTGTCAGCTGAGCTATCAAAAACATGagttgaacccgagacctcaaaaTTCAGAATATGTTATACTACGTACTTACGTAggtaatacaaatacgccatcGCGGCTGTCTAAAATAATACATACCAATAAGCAGCAGCCGCACGTGCTGCATGAGCGGCGCAAGGTGGTGACACACGCGCGCGCGCTCCTCCTCCGTCCAGTGCGCCGTGGGCTGCGTCACGCCGGCGCGCTGCTTGGCCCACGCCAGCGCGCACCGCCACACTTCCTTCTTCTAGGCATAGCTGTAATATACCCGCAGCGTTTTAATCAGGTATCCCTGGCCAGTCACTTCAAACGTATCTTTACCCTAATGTAACTTTCCATTACGTCACAACTTCCAAGATACCGTCACGGCATTATAATTCCATTAGGTTACTCATGTCCATATTTATTAGAGATTAATCTAGCAGCAGGTGTTATATGaggtgttattattattaaggcaATATAATCATGTGTTCTCGGTCTaaactacaatattattatgttaatatactAACAAAGTCAGAAGAGATCAGTTTGATAAGAGCTTCTTTCGGCAGGTTGAGGAAAGCGTTGGTCTTCACGCAGTCGGCGGCGTTGTCTCCGATGAAAGCGATGCAGCGCTCCATGAACGATGACGCGCTTTTGCCTCCtggaataaattatacatatctaCATACAATCTGTGCTGCATAAATGCACATATATAAACCTTCACGTCTTCTAGTCCCGCAACTAATGTACTCACTTTATGTAAAGCTATATTGTAGacaatatgtgtgtattctttgtgaattatcgcttactttaacagtgaaggaaaatatcgtgaggaaacctgctacctgagttctctataggaattatgagggtatatgaagtctaccaatccgcactaggccagcgtggtggactaaggcctaatccctctcagtagtagaggcccgtgcccagcggtgggacagtatataatgatacagggctgatgatgatattgTAGACAATATTTTCAATCCTATGTCATAGAAAGCGATATTatcttaacataataataataatatcagccctgtattatatacttgcccactgctgagcacgagcctcttGACTGATTGGGGCTTAGTCCACGCTGGCTAGTGGATTGTAGACTTACCTtcgaatttcctatagagaacttctcagatgtgcaggtttcctcacgatgttttccttcaccgttaaagcgaacgataaattcacaaagaatacacacgtgatttttttttagaaaagtcagaggtgtgtgccctttgggatttgaacctgcggacattcgtcttggcagaccgttccacacccaactaggctatcgccgcttatcttaacatattatcttctatacttataataaatctgtagagaggtcaattctgtacatgaaatatatttccaaaataactatcagggggtgattagggatcgatactgatgccaaaaatgcaatttgtaaaatttttgtctgtctgtctgtctgtataaccgttatagaaacaaaaactactcgacggattttaacgaaacttggtacaattattttcatactcctgagctggttatagtatacttttcatcacgctacaattaataggagcagagcagtgaagggaaatgttaggaaaacgggagaagttactccatttttaagcttccgtcgcgtgtgcaaccttaatggttaaagctacacagaaatcatgtatgacggaaatgttctccttaaaattatataaaaatatcccacgacagcatatgtctatcttttatggttgactcacaataacacgtgtaactcccgatagcttagcagttcgaagctttctcattatatttgtgtactcttacgtttataacactctcagtcatccctaattaaaaagttaacattattaaatattccataaaaggaatcatagaaatcggtatagaaacaccaaagttatacatgaaatacgctaataataagccatcatgcgtgaatactgaatcatgctataaggattatttttgtatatatataaggtcgcacaggcaggcggcttgcttggcacctagaggctagcgaatcacctagcgagtagcttcgtaaaacgaacattctcgaacgttcgcgaccggctccatttttgaagtccgaaatccacgcgggcgaagctgcgagcggaagctagtacctaatataataatcattttcaaTTCTGAGCAACTCAGGTGTATTTCGATTTGAAACTCATAGATTTTGATTGCCCAGGTTCAGGGCACTCCCGGAAGGGAACTCAGTCACAGATGTACTGCCATTAGATTAGTgaagtgaataaaattattatttattcatgttacttgcctataattttataaatgtaattaacttAATATCAAACCCAGATAGAAATATATTGAGATAATCTCTAAAGATTAGGTCTATTAAGAGATTTAAAAAACCCGCACTACCCTTCAGTATTGTAGGTTGATGtgaaatttagtaaaatataatagtctTCAATAGCGCTAGCAGTTAATGTGTACATACAAACCTTTTATAATTTGACCTTAGATATGTAATAGATACATTGATaagatattgttataatttaattttgaatggtgaatgttctttaatataatatttatttatttacactttccataatttacagaaaatacCTATTTTCCATATTACCTTTTTTCAATATTCCTTTCAGTATTGTAAGCtgtacaaattataacaaaatggaTTGAAACTAAATTTGCACAATTGTTACAAATGTCTGCAAGGTTTTTGGCACTTATTTcagataaattaaatgaaattctaGTTTCTTTGTAATATCTTGTTATGTATGCTTACTTATGAGTCTTGTATAGTTATTTCCTTTAGTAATAGTAGTGTCTAACAGCTTCTTAGGTCATATAATACAATACTAACATTATCCTTAAGCCTAGTccagattattaaataatttaatctttgAAACATGGATTACTAAAAATGGTTTGGAATGTgggaatataaatattgtattgctGAATTTAATGAACTATTAGGGAATagtcattgtttattttgagtTCACTTCTATAAATAGATGAAGGATGCAGGTGGCCTCCACTCAACCCGTGACACCATACCCGTCCAAGAATAATAATGCTatccaatttcaaaaataagatATCCTTTCATAGGCATTTGTCAGTTTCTATTCATTGGTTTTTCTTCTGTAgctgttttataatgtttagcTAAATCTAGGACTCTAAAGATTGTGTTGACTGTTGACTGTtgtcctatttttttttcatattagaTAGACACATATACAATTTGCATTTACTACATAGTTATATTAGCCTATTATTGTGTACAATATCTTTATttcgatttgaaaaataaacattgcatgTAGATATAGCACTTCTTgtcataacattttacaggagGATGCAGTATGTCCAGGtggtaaataaaacacaaacttaTAAACCTTACATTTAATAAACCAGTTTCGTCCACTTATACAATATGCGACCGACACacttgtaaatgtttatttccaTGGGAATGACTTCACTTAACTTTTATAACCTATCAGACCGACGCGTTCGGGTTGACGTTTTGTATCAACGTTATATTGTCGCCCTTCATCATTATACGGCCTATTTGTTTCCTGTTCTTAGTCTTCATGTGAACTTCTTCCGCCTCGTCCAaaacaatattcatatattCGTCAAATCCCACGATGTGTCCCTCAATTCGTAGGTTCACGTTTTCATATAGCCAAATTTGCACTCGACTTCTATTTtgtaaatacctaaatataagGTTAATGGGCTGTACCATCACCTTCTGTACTTTCGGTGGTCCCTTGTATGCCATTTTTGAAGGGTATTCTTTCGAACAACGCTATTTTTTACCGAAAAACAAAACGCCGCGAAATAAAGCTTCGCGAACGTCAAATTGCAGAAAAGCGATGCTAGATACCAAAGAGTATAGACTATAGCGTAGAGATGCTACCGCGTGCCATAGATAACGTGACAATCGATCAGGAATCGATTAAactcgatttttaaaattatggttacaatatgttataaataatattacaaataaatgttttatataagtatgaGATTTTTTAACTTTCAGAATAATCtcatttaaagttaatatttcgCCCAAtgattagaatattataaaaaataatattcggtTATGATAAATGTAATACCTGATTGatattcaaaaatgtatgcgtagtatttttagacttttttataatgccattgctttattcacagataatattaaatctagCCAAAATCATTGTTTGTCAACATTGGTGCTTCAATctaaacatctaaacattgaATTTGGCAGAATTGTCTTTAAAACCGTAagattaataactaaaattgtTCTGAGCTTAAAACAGTACAACTCATCGATATTCATTCAcaacaaattgaattgaattggaATTGAACTTCcattataatttagaattttgataaaaaggaaatatggttaaaaaagagaaataaaaaataa containing:
- the LOC115454833 gene encoding probable small nuclear ribonucleoprotein E, with translation MAYKGPPKVQKVMVQPINLIFRYLQNRSRVQIWLYENVNLRIEGHIVGFDEYMNIVLDEAEEVHMKTKNRKQIGRIMMKGDNITLIQNVNPNASV
- the LOC115454601 gene encoding LOW QUALITY PROTEIN: ring canal kelch protein (The sequence of the model RefSeq protein was modified relative to this genomic sequence to represent the inferred CDS: inserted 5 bases in 3 codons; deleted 2 bases in 1 codon), with the translated sequence MASRVPGTCCAASVERAGLPGLLRDLQRLSEDQDSADIVFILGTCEEKVYAHRIIMIARCKSFQNTKRGEVCRIPGCTVTPSVGTQPIPIRMPHVQPETFDFFIQYVYTGKLLLQDSGVFEMMTLAADLGVEDLRAACEDHVTSTLSVESACTLLAAAMEIQDRPGGKSASSFMERCIAFIGDNAADCVKTNAFLNLPKEALIKLISSDFLCLEEXEVWRCALAWAKQRAGVTQPTAHWTEEERARVCHHLAPLMQHVRLLLIDSAVFAEEVEPTGAVPMXVVAERYRRAALHAAPPPDKRTQPRLAVNMFIGSVILQQEKSAXQAVINNWCGSPKQTWRLIFRASTHGYSAQAFHSHCDGVRLAVVLLQLSRGSVVGGFSSAAWAAGGAGGYVPAERALLFALPDPPAHAPQPAKHDLHKKPFALCYHPDCRGCRPGYPVNEVQAIPRLSNYGYEELVGPTVITEGTNGRCADDPLLSGLTVWEEEGRG